In Lutra lutra chromosome 13, mLutLut1.2, whole genome shotgun sequence, one genomic interval encodes:
- the PHYHD1 gene encoding phytanoyl-CoA dioxygenase domain-containing protein 1: protein MSCLSPSQLQKFQEDGFLVLEGFFSADECAVMQQRIGKLVADMDVPVHCRIEFSTREEEQLRTKGQGDKDYFLSSGDKIRYFFEKDVFDEKGNFLVPPEKSINKIGHALHAYDPVFRSVTHSPKVQALAKSLGFQMPVVVQSMYIFKQPHFGGEVVPHQDSTFLHTEPLGRLLGLWIALENATLENGCLWFIPGSHTGGVSRRLVRTGDGSKPDVGFLGSEPVRDASLFVPTPARRGDLVLIHGEVVHKSEKNLSDRSRHAYTFHLMESLGTVWSPENWLQPSAELPFPPLYI from the exons ATGTCCTGCCTGAGTCCCTCGCAGCTCCAGAAG TTTCAGGAGGATGGATTCCTGGTGCTGGAAGGATTTTTCTCTGCCGATGAATGTGCCGTCATGCAACAGAGGATTGGCAAGCTAGTGGCTGACATGGATGTCCCTGTCCACTGCCGCATAGAATTTTCTACCCGGGAAGAGGAGCAGCTGAGAACCAAA ggccagGGTGACAAAGACTATTTCTTGAGCAGTGGTGACAAGATTCGATACTTCTTTGAGAAAGACGTTTTCGACGAGAAAG GAAATTTCCTGGTCCCTCCAGAGAAATCCATCAATAAAATTGGCCATG CTCTGCATGCCTATGACCCTGTCTTCAGGAGTGTCACACACTCCCCCAAGGTGCAG GCCTTGGCCAAAAGTCTGGGCTTCCAGATGCCCGTGGTCGTGCAGAGCATGTACATCTTCAAG CAACCTCACTTTGGTGGCGAAG TCGTCCCTCACCAGGACTCCACCTTCCTGCACACGGAACCGCTGGGCCGGCTGCTGGGCCTGTGGATAGCGCTGGAGAATGCCACTCTGGAGAATGGCTGCCTCTGGTTCATCCCAGGCTCCCATACCG GTGGGGTGTCAAGAAGGCTGGTACGGACCGGTGATGGATCGAAGCCTGATGTCGGCTTCCTCGGGTCAGAGCCTGTCCGGGATGCCAGCCTCTTTGTGCCCACCCCGGCGCGGAGAG GGGACCTTGTCCTAATTCACGGGGAAGTGGTACACAAGAGTGAGAAGAACCTCTCCGACCGCTCACGCCATGCCTATACTTTCCACCTCATGGAGAGCTTGGGCACCGTCTGGAGTCCAGAGAACTG GCTCCAGCCCTCAGCTGagctgccctttcccccactgtACATCTGA